AGATTAAGCAATCTTATTTATGATGAAGATTTTAGCAATAGAGATGAAAAAGATAAAATTTATAATAAAGAGGTAACTGCAACTGTGAAGAAAAACAGGTATGACTCTTATATATATTTTTTGAGCAGATTTTATCGTTATCGTCCTGCTTTCTTTTATCAGAATATAAAAAGAGCATTAATGCGAAGATTATAGGATAAAGATAATGTGCGGCATATGTGGAATTTATAATCGCAAAGGCGAATATGTGGAAAGAGAATATATTCGTGCTATGAGGGATGTGATGGCACATCGGGGCCCTGATGGTAAGGGAGAATATATAGAGGGAAAGATTGGGTTGGGCCATCGCCGCTTGAGTGTTATTGACATTGAAGGCGGACATCAGCCTATGTGCAATGAAGACGGCAGATACTGGATTGTCTATAATGGCGAGATATATAATTTCAAGGATTTGCGCATTGAATTGGAGAAGAAAGGGCATCTTTTCAAATCAAAATGCGACACAGAAGTTATTCTTCACCTTTATGAAGAAGAAGGGGAAAAGTGTCTTTCATTTTTCAATGGAATGTTTGCATTTGCCATATGGGATAAGCTTGAAAAAAAACTTTTTATTGCTCGAGATAGATTGGGAATTAAACCTTTATATTTCTATTATGATGAAAATATTTTCTTATTTGCATCTGAAATAAAATCAATTCTTAGTTATCCCGCTATTTCCTGTAGACTAAACAGGGAAAAAGTGAAGGAGTATCTTCTTTTTAGATATGTTGCCGGCAGTGAAACTTTGTTTAAGGGCATAGAATCGCTTGAGCCCGGCAACTATATGTACATAGATGAGAAGAGTATTCAAGTTAAATCGTATTGGACATTGGATTGCAAAGGAGATGACGAATACGGAGAAGAGTTTTCAGAAGTAGATATACTCTTTCAACTCAAAGATTCTATCAAGAAACGTCTTATAAGTGATGTCCCTCTTGGATGTTTTTGCAGTGGAGGAATCGATTCAAGCCTTGTTACGGCTATAGCATCTGGGATGACAGATTTTCAGCTTTCAAGCTATTCCATTGGTTTTAGAGAAGAAAAATATGATGAAAGAAATTATGCACGACAGGTGGCAAAAAGATATTCAACAATCCATAATGAGGTGGTAGTTGATAACAGGGAATTTTCAGAAGCATTGCCAAAGATAATTTGGTTTCTTGATGAACCATTGAATCATGCTAATTCAGTGCAAATTTATCTTTTGAGCCGTTATGCAAAAAATTATGTGACAGTTGTTTTAACTGGAGAAGGGGCAGACGAAACATTTGGAGGTTATCCAAGATACCTTATTCCGAAAATTGTTCTTTCGTTGAAGAAATTGCCGTCTTTCTTGAGTGAAGCTGCTTTTTTCATACTTGATAAGATGAATAATAGAAAAATAAAGAAGCTTTGTGATTCAATCCATTTATTGCCCGATGAGATGGCTGTAAACAATAGCAAATGGGTAAGAAATGAAATAGTTGATTCGATCTGCAGTGATAAAGAAGTATTAGATTTAAGTGCTCGTATGAATAAATTTAAATTCAATGGCTGTAGTGGAAGCGATTTCTTGCAGTCTCTTCTCATTTATGAACAACAGACATATCTTGTTTCAATTTTGAATCGTGCTGACAAAATGAGTATGGCTGCTGGATTGGAATTGAGAGTGCCTTTCCTTGACCATAACCTTGTTCAAAATGTAAATAGAATATCAATCAAAAAGAAACTCCACTTCTTGGAGACTAAGAGCATACTAAAAAATATAGCAAGGAATTTTCTTCCAGACAGCATTGTTGATAGAAAAAAATCAGGATTTGGGAATCCTATCGATTCCTGGCTGTTGGACAAGGAGGGATTGGGAAAGTATCTGGA
This region of Candidatus Schekmanbacteria bacterium genomic DNA includes:
- the asnB gene encoding asparagine synthase (glutamine-hydrolyzing), producing MCGICGIYNRKGEYVEREYIRAMRDVMAHRGPDGKGEYIEGKIGLGHRRLSVIDIEGGHQPMCNEDGRYWIVYNGEIYNFKDLRIELEKKGHLFKSKCDTEVILHLYEEEGEKCLSFFNGMFAFAIWDKLEKKLFIARDRLGIKPLYFYYDENIFLFASEIKSILSYPAISCRLNREKVKEYLLFRYVAGSETLFKGIESLEPGNYMYIDEKSIQVKSYWTLDCKGDDEYGEEFSEVDILFQLKDSIKKRLISDVPLGCFCSGGIDSSLVTAIASGMTDFQLSSYSIGFREEKYDERNYARQVAKRYSTIHNEVVVDNREFSEALPKIIWFLDEPLNHANSVQIYLLSRYAKNYVTVVLTGEGADETFGGYPRYLIPKIVLSLKKLPSFLSEAAFFILDKMNNRKIKKLCDSIHLLPDEMAVNNSKWVRNEIVDSICSDKEVLDLSARMNKFKFNGCSGSDFLQSLLIYEQQTYLVSILNRADKMSMAAGLELRVPFLDHNLVQNVNRISIKKKLHFLETKSILKNIARNFLPDSIVDRKKSGFGNPIDSWLLDKEGLGKYLDIILSQKIRELDFYKKESVEKLLSEQKNGARNGSILWQLINFSIWYDTFF